The following proteins come from a genomic window of Thiothrix winogradskyi:
- a CDS encoding sensor histidine kinase, with protein MQRVFKALEKYHYLAALLIMVLALLVSLLLGNWFLPPLGVLLILQLGVGVVAFIGQRASAILAGVFGAVAFNYFFTEPRYTLHMHEVEDTVSMLVFLVIALLTSQLAMLYRRQQAELQHTRLRSSILLSVSHDLRTPLASIIGTLSTLQAYRERLPAAEQDELISGALEESHRLHHYIENVLQATKIQHGAMNFTTTIQPLMPIVQQVLKRVDNPRIRLDVLPPLPEVKVRESLLAQALYNLVDNALKYSRAAVILKLRFAAPWVEITVMDYGAGIPDTLRHKVFESFYSTRSGDSGEGGTGLGLTVAAGIIHAHQGHIDLLPATAPDAPFAVRIRLPAVPEEQA; from the coding sequence ATGCAAAGAGTGTTTAAGGCGTTAGAGAAATACCATTATCTGGCTGCCTTGTTGATCATGGTATTGGCGTTACTGGTTTCCCTGTTATTGGGAAACTGGTTTTTGCCACCCTTGGGCGTGTTGCTGATTCTGCAACTGGGCGTAGGCGTGGTGGCGTTTATTGGGCAACGCGCCTCCGCCATCCTCGCTGGGGTGTTTGGCGCAGTGGCATTCAATTACTTTTTCACCGAACCGCGTTACACCTTGCACATGCACGAGGTGGAAGACACCGTGAGTATGCTGGTATTTCTGGTGATTGCGCTGCTGACCAGCCAACTGGCGATGTTGTACCGGCGGCAACAGGCGGAATTGCAACATACCCGCCTGCGTTCCAGCATTCTGCTCTCGGTTTCCCACGATCTGCGCACCCCGCTCGCCAGCATTATTGGCACATTGAGTACCTTGCAAGCCTACCGCGAACGGTTGCCCGCCGCCGAACAGGATGAATTAATCAGCGGCGCGTTGGAGGAAAGCCATCGGCTGCACCATTACATCGAAAACGTGCTGCAAGCCACTAAGATTCAACACGGCGCAATGAATTTCACCACCACCATTCAGCCGCTCATGCCGATTGTGCAACAGGTGCTGAAACGGGTGGACAACCCCAGAATCCGGCTGGACGTACTGCCCCCCCTGCCCGAAGTCAAGGTACGCGAATCCTTGCTGGCACAAGCCCTGTATAACCTCGTCGACAACGCTCTGAAATATTCCCGTGCTGCCGTCATCCTCAAACTGCGTTTTGCTGCCCCCTGGGTAGAAATCACCGTGATGGATTACGGTGCTGGCATCCCCGACACCTTGCGCCACAAAGTGTTTGAATCGTTTTATTCCACCCGCAGCGGGGATAGCGGCGAAGGCGGTACAGGCTTGGGCTTGACGGTTGCCGCTGGGATTATTCATGCGCATCAAGGTCACATCGACCTGCTGCCTGCCACCGCACCGGATGCACCGTTTGCTGTGCGCATCCGCTTACCAGCCGTCCCAGAGGAACAAGCCTAA
- a CDS encoding response regulator, whose translation MQQRILLIDDEVQIRRFMRISLQAEGFAYLEASTARQGIDMIALESPDLVILDLGLPDEDGFKVLQTLRSWSNLPVLVLTARDAEEEKVKLLEGGANDYLSKPFGIRELIARVRVLLRDLKESSSEETTPARLVFNELEIDIPNHQVWHKAQLLTLSRKEFALLVMLARHPGRLITQQQLLTSIWGKSHVEDTHYLRIFVSQLRKKLQDNADDPTYILTEPGIGYRFIPLPLC comes from the coding sequence ATGCAACAGCGTATTTTGCTCATTGATGATGAAGTGCAAATCCGGCGTTTCATGCGCATTTCCTTGCAAGCGGAAGGGTTTGCGTATTTGGAAGCCAGCACTGCCCGCCAAGGTATCGACATGATTGCGCTGGAAAGCCCTGATTTGGTGATCCTCGATTTGGGCTTACCGGATGAAGACGGTTTCAAGGTCTTACAAACCTTGCGCTCTTGGAGCAATTTGCCGGTATTGGTACTCACCGCCCGCGATGCCGAAGAGGAAAAAGTCAAACTGTTAGAAGGCGGCGCGAACGATTATTTGAGCAAACCGTTTGGGATTCGCGAATTGATTGCGCGAGTACGGGTGTTATTGCGCGATTTAAAAGAGAGCAGCAGCGAGGAAACCACCCCGGCACGGCTGGTTTTCAACGAGTTGGAAATTGATATTCCCAACCATCAGGTGTGGCATAAAGCGCAATTGCTGACCTTATCCCGCAAGGAATTTGCCTTGCTGGTGATGTTGGCGCGGCATCCGGGGCGTTTGATTACGCAGCAACAGTTGCTCACCAGCATCTGGGGTAAAAGCCATGTGGAAGATACCCATTACCTGCGCATTTTTGTCAGCCAGTTGCGGAAAAAGCTTCAGGATAATGCCGATGACCCAACTTATATTTTAACTGAGCCGGGCATTGGCTACCGGTTTATCCCCTTGCCGCTATGTTAA
- a CDS encoding TrkH family potassium uptake protein encodes MLNLANTLLLLSVPVLWMGVVQLCFGLLSRWVFDDDLMLIFVESALPMILVGLVMFLVVWKRRLKTVSYRDALLFATLTWVVTGVLGGLPIMLIAQVSFTDAVFESISALTTTGASILIGLDGMSPSFLLYRQFLQWMGGLGVVIFVVAVLPMLNVGGMRLLRAETPGPVKDDKLTPRIAHTSHYLWLVYGLITVLCALAYYLGGMTFYDAVAHSFSTVSTGGFSTHDSGMWFYESHWLLAISNVFMLLGALNFALHFSFLYSGKPKVYWHNEEARVFLITVTLLSLGLAGWLWAQGRYGIGDALGFAFFEVTTFITSTGFTGADLTSWPPGTDLFLVTVAYLGGCAGSTAGGNKFIRNIVVVKLFQHLLQRAIHPHAMLPIHYNGEVVSDAVLNAIMAFLFLAATSSVVFTLLLMMTGLDAWSAFTAVAACINVLGPGFGVVSSNFQPVSDAGIWMLSAAMIIGRLEYLTVFALLLPAFWRY; translated from the coding sequence ATGTTAAATCTGGCGAATACCCTGTTGCTGCTGTCCGTGCCGGTGCTGTGGATGGGCGTGGTGCAATTGTGCTTTGGGCTGTTATCCCGCTGGGTGTTTGACGATGACTTGATGCTGATCTTTGTCGAATCCGCGTTGCCGATGATTCTGGTGGGACTGGTTATGTTTTTGGTGGTGTGGAAGCGCCGCCTGAAAACGGTGTCGTATCGCGATGCTTTATTGTTTGCCACCCTCACATGGGTCGTCACTGGCGTGTTGGGTGGGCTGCCCATTATGCTGATTGCCCAGGTCAGTTTTACCGATGCGGTGTTTGAATCCATCAGCGCCCTGACCACCACGGGGGCAAGCATCTTGATTGGGCTGGATGGTATGTCTCCCAGTTTTCTGCTTTACCGCCAATTTTTGCAATGGATGGGCGGGCTGGGTGTGGTGATTTTCGTGGTAGCGGTGCTGCCAATGCTGAACGTGGGCGGGATGCGGTTGTTACGGGCGGAAACGCCGGGGCCGGTCAAAGATGACAAGCTTACCCCGCGCATTGCGCACACCTCGCATTACTTGTGGCTGGTATACGGGCTGATCACGGTCTTGTGTGCGCTGGCGTATTACCTAGGTGGGATGACGTTTTACGACGCGGTAGCACACAGTTTTTCCACCGTTTCAACCGGGGGATTTTCAACGCATGACAGTGGCATGTGGTTTTACGAAAGCCATTGGCTGCTGGCTATCAGCAATGTTTTTATGCTGCTGGGAGCGCTCAATTTTGCGCTACATTTCAGCTTTTTGTACTCCGGCAAACCCAAGGTGTACTGGCACAATGAAGAAGCGCGGGTATTCCTGATCACTGTTACCTTGTTGTCGCTGGGACTCGCCGGGTGGTTATGGGCGCAAGGGCGTTATGGTATCGGCGATGCACTGGGATTTGCCTTTTTTGAGGTCACGACTTTCATCACCAGCACGGGATTTACCGGGGCTGATTTGACAAGCTGGCCACCGGGAACCGATTTATTTCTGGTGACGGTGGCTTATCTGGGGGGCTGCGCAGGGTCAACAGCGGGAGGCAATAAGTTTATCCGCAACATTGTAGTCGTAAAGTTATTTCAGCATTTGCTGCAACGGGCAATTCACCCCCATGCCATGCTGCCAATTCACTACAACGGTGAAGTGGTGAGTGATGCAGTACTCAATGCGATCATGGCTTTCCTATTTTTAGCGGCAACCAGCAGCGTGGTATTCACCTTGCTGCTGATGATGACGGGCTTGGATGCCTGGTCAGCGTTTACCGCCGTGGCCGCCTGCATCAATGTGCTGGGGCCGGGGTTTGGCGTAGTCAGTAGTAACTTCCAACCGGTCAGTGACGCGGGGATCTGGATGCTTTCCGCCGCCATGATTATCGGGCGGCTGGAATACCTGACGGTGTTTGCGTTGTTGTTGCCTGCGTTCTGGCGTTATTGA
- a CDS encoding mobilization protein, with the protein MGRVHFIGGEKGGVGKSLTARLLAQYFIDNATPFTGFDSDQSHGTFSRFYKDFASPLRVDDYESLDNIITIAETLPEHDLIIDLAAQTSARLGQWIAESDVFGIFTEMGHKVFIWHVMDDGVDAMSLLDKTLDSYPQQDIQFIVVQNMGRGENFEAFERSPIFQKAQQRNAYCMTLGKLHAKLVQKVDFNDLSFWAAANNRDLMNTPERQRLRVWLENAYTQFDHFLKHDD; encoded by the coding sequence ATGGGTAGGGTACATTTCATTGGCGGCGAAAAAGGCGGCGTTGGCAAATCACTGACCGCACGTCTATTGGCACAATATTTCATCGACAACGCCACGCCGTTTACGGGCTTCGATTCCGACCAGTCACACGGCACATTTTCTCGATTTTACAAGGACTTCGCCTCGCCGCTGCGCGTGGATGATTACGAAAGTCTGGATAATATTATTACTATCGCCGAAACGTTGCCGGAACATGACCTCATTATCGACCTTGCCGCGCAAACTTCGGCACGCTTGGGGCAGTGGATTGCGGAAAGCGACGTATTCGGCATTTTCACCGAAATGGGGCATAAAGTATTCATCTGGCACGTGATGGATGACGGTGTAGATGCCATGAGCCTGCTGGACAAAACGCTGGATAGCTACCCACAGCAAGACATTCAGTTCATTGTGGTGCAAAACATGGGGCGCGGTGAAAACTTCGAGGCATTCGAGCGTTCACCGATTTTCCAGAAAGCGCAACAACGCAATGCGTATTGCATGACATTGGGCAAATTGCACGCCAAATTGGTGCAGAAAGTCGATTTCAACGACCTGAGTTTCTGGGCGGCGGCAAATAACCGCGACCTGATGAATACGCCGGAACGTCAGCGGCTGCGGGTGTGGCTGGAAAATGCCTACACGCAATTCGACCATTTCCTCAAACACGATGATTAA
- the hrpB gene encoding ATP-dependent helicase HrpB, whose translation MQHSSQLELTLPIDAVLDALKQALRERHEVVLEAPPGAGKTTRVPLALLNEPWLVGKKILMLEPRRIAAKNAAHRMASLLNESTGQTVGYRMRLDNKTSRQTRIEVITEGILTRQLQQDPSLDGVGLVIFDEFHERNLDSDLALSLCLKGRELFRDDSHPLKLLIMSATLDSVAIANLLDDAPVVRSEGRTYPVNIRYGQAAKPNERIVERMVATLRQALTDNPDSSILAFLPGQGEIHRTTEALGAWLVERKIRGVHLRPMYGNLTLDEQQQAIAPLTDSSAGERKVVLATNIAETSLTIEGVDVVVDSGLVREARFDPGTGMTGLHTTRISRASSTQRAGRAGRLAPGVCYRLWTESQQEQLAAHNTPEILRADLAPLALQLLQWGVDDPTELHWLDVPPSGLWQQALDLLETLGAIQRKGKATVLTAHGQVMCNLPVHPRLAHLLICGAQAGHLNAAANLASLLSERNPFSQDNPDISQALEILAGKAKCPPQQQGWLQRTRQLANQFKETPPNLPLSGEGQEFGVRSSSSPDKGRPGGVSSSINGYLLACAYPDRIARRRHSGGYQLANGRSADLPDKHALGNQAWLAIAEVSNMAGKSSDTIRSAAALDDKLFASALADQVRTQTVVEWDNKAGRFIAEAQQKIGALVLQRKALQAVPSEAKSAALIGFIRKQGLDVLPWQTEQEQWCARVNLLRSVDPEQLWPDVSRANLLATLEDWLAPYLEGVNVLADFKKLDLTSILSNLLPWERQQRLEQLAPKRLDVPSGHDIAIDYSQAPPVLAVKLQEMFGCQQTPTIANGRVALLVHLLSPAGRPLQITQDLAGFWRTSYHEVKKDMKGRYPKHPWPDDPLQAMATRKVKRLL comes from the coding sequence ATGCAACATTCAAGCCAGCTCGAACTAACTCTTCCCATTGATGCCGTCCTCGACGCTCTCAAACAAGCCCTGCGTGAACGCCACGAAGTCGTGCTAGAAGCCCCACCCGGCGCTGGCAAAACCACCCGCGTGCCTCTGGCTTTACTGAATGAGCCGTGGCTTGTGGGCAAAAAAATCCTCATGCTCGAACCGCGCCGCATTGCCGCCAAAAATGCCGCGCACCGCATGGCAAGCCTGCTGAACGAAAGCACCGGGCAAACTGTCGGCTACCGAATGCGCCTCGACAACAAAACCAGCCGCCAAACCCGCATCGAAGTCATTACCGAAGGCATCCTCACCCGCCAGTTGCAGCAAGACCCGTCGCTGGATGGCGTTGGCTTGGTGATTTTCGACGAATTCCACGAACGCAATTTGGATTCCGACCTCGCCCTCAGCTTGTGTTTGAAAGGGCGCGAACTGTTCCGCGACGATAGCCATCCGCTGAAATTACTGATCATGTCCGCCACCTTGGATAGCGTTGCGATTGCCAATCTACTGGATGATGCGCCAGTAGTACGCAGCGAAGGTCGCACTTACCCGGTAAACATCCGCTACGGGCAAGCCGCCAAACCCAATGAGCGTATCGTTGAGCGCATGGTTGCCACCTTGCGCCAAGCCTTAACCGACAACCCTGACAGCAGCATCCTCGCCTTCTTGCCCGGTCAAGGCGAAATCCACCGCACCACCGAAGCACTCGGCGCATGGCTGGTGGAACGCAAAATTCGCGGCGTGCATTTACGCCCGATGTACGGCAATCTCACGCTGGACGAACAGCAACAAGCCATTGCGCCGCTCACAGATTCAAGTGCTGGCGAACGCAAAGTGGTGCTGGCAACCAACATTGCTGAAACCAGCCTGACCATCGAAGGCGTGGATGTGGTGGTCGATTCCGGGCTGGTGCGTGAAGCCCGTTTCGATCCCGGTACGGGCATGACCGGCTTGCACACCACGCGCATTTCCCGCGCATCCAGCACCCAACGCGCCGGACGTGCAGGCCGACTTGCCCCCGGTGTGTGCTACCGACTGTGGACGGAAAGCCAACAAGAACAACTTGCCGCGCACAATACGCCCGAAATCTTACGCGCCGATCTCGCCCCACTCGCCTTGCAATTGTTGCAATGGGGGGTGGATGATCCAACAGAATTGCACTGGCTGGATGTGCCGCCTTCCGGTCTGTGGCAACAGGCGCTGGATTTGCTGGAAACGCTCGGCGCGATTCAACGCAAGGGCAAAGCCACGGTACTGACTGCACACGGGCAAGTCATGTGCAATCTGCCCGTGCATCCGCGCCTTGCACACCTGCTGATTTGTGGCGCACAAGCCGGACACCTGAACGCTGCGGCTAACCTTGCCAGCCTGCTTTCCGAGCGTAATCCGTTCAGCCAAGACAATCCTGACATTAGCCAAGCGCTGGAAATACTGGCAGGCAAAGCCAAATGCCCGCCCCAGCAGCAAGGCTGGTTACAACGTACCCGGCAACTGGCAAACCAGTTTAAAGAAACCCCTCCTAACCTCCCCTTATCAGGGGAGGGACAAGAATTCGGAGTCCGGTCAAGCTCCTCCCCTGATAAGGGGAGGCCGGGAGGGGTTTCTTCGTCCATCAATGGCTACTTGTTGGCTTGCGCCTACCCCGACCGTATTGCCCGACGGCGGCATTCCGGCGGCTACCAACTAGCCAACGGACGCAGTGCTGATCTGCCCGACAAACACGCGCTGGGCAATCAGGCGTGGCTGGCGATTGCCGAAGTCAGCAACATGGCGGGCAAAAGCAGCGACACCATCCGCTCCGCCGCCGCGTTGGATGACAAGCTGTTTGCGAGCGCATTGGCGGATCAAGTGCGCACGCAAACCGTAGTGGAATGGGACAATAAAGCGGGGCGTTTCATCGCAGAAGCCCAGCAAAAAATCGGTGCATTGGTATTACAACGCAAAGCCCTGCAAGCCGTACCAAGTGAAGCCAAAAGTGCCGCGCTGATTGGTTTCATCCGCAAACAAGGGCTGGATGTGCTGCCTTGGCAAACGGAACAGGAACAATGGTGCGCACGGGTGAATCTGTTACGCAGCGTAGACCCCGAACAGCTCTGGCCTGATGTCAGCCGTGCCAACTTGCTGGCAACGCTGGAAGATTGGCTTGCGCCGTATCTGGAGGGGGTGAATGTATTGGCGGATTTCAAAAAGCTCGATTTGACCAGCATCCTCAGCAACCTGTTGCCGTGGGAAAGGCAACAGCGTTTGGAGCAACTTGCTCCCAAACGCTTGGACGTGCCTTCGGGGCATGACATTGCCATCGACTACAGCCAAGCGCCGCCGGTACTCGCGGTGAAATTGCAGGAAATGTTTGGTTGCCAACAAACCCCGACCATTGCCAATGGCAGGGTCGCGCTGCTGGTGCATCTGCTGTCTCCGGCGGGCAGACCATTGCAGATTACGCAGGATTTGGCAGGATTCTGGCGCACGTCTTACCACGAGGTGAAAAAAGACATGAAAGGACGTTACCCTAAGCACCCGTGGCCGGATGACCCATTGCAGGCAATGGCGACGCGCAAGGTCAAGCGGCTGCTGTAA
- a CDS encoding C40 family peptidase, with the protein MSGVIMQGFAVLLVCASVGCSAVSESPKVASVAQIPVVQQQPAVSLLDKVVWNAQKQQGKMYRWGGTSPATGFDCSGLTQYAFKNGAQVAIPRTAAEQYAAAVKVPKAQSQKGDLVFFNTSGKRISHVGIYLGNDKFVHAPRKGRAIATDELKGYWSNRLIGFGRIPGACKPSYS; encoded by the coding sequence ATGTCTGGTGTCATAATGCAAGGATTTGCAGTGTTGTTGGTGTGTGCTTCGGTTGGTTGTAGTGCGGTGTCTGAATCGCCGAAAGTAGCGAGTGTGGCGCAAATTCCGGTGGTACAGCAGCAACCAGCGGTGAGTTTGCTGGATAAAGTCGTGTGGAATGCGCAAAAGCAGCAGGGCAAAATGTACCGCTGGGGCGGCACGAGTCCGGCAACCGGTTTTGATTGTAGCGGTTTGACGCAATACGCCTTCAAAAACGGCGCACAAGTAGCCATTCCGCGCACTGCTGCTGAGCAATACGCTGCTGCTGTCAAAGTTCCTAAAGCGCAAAGTCAGAAAGGCGATTTGGTATTTTTCAATACCAGCGGCAAGCGCATAAGCCACGTGGGGATTTATCTGGGCAACGACAAATTTGTCCATGCGCCACGTAAGGGCAGGGCGATTGCCACCGATGAGCTGAAAGGCTATTGGTCGAATCGCTTGATTGGGTTTGGGCGCATTCCCGGCGCGTGTAAACCGAGTTACTCCTGA
- the rsmD gene encoding 16S rRNA (guanine(966)-N(2))-methyltransferase RsmD yields MKNNLLRIIGGEWRSRQLRFADVPGLRPTPDRVRETLFNWLQLQIPGARCLDLFAGSGALGLEALSRGASEVVMVEKHPAAAKALRDNIALLGAQHAQLVHDDALRFLQRETQGFDLIFLDPPFRKNLLEPVLEIVLAKSLLQPGGMIYLEHESDARIDFSRFNLNIHRETQAGQVKSFLLI; encoded by the coding sequence ATGAAAAATAACCTATTGCGCATTATTGGGGGCGAATGGCGCAGTCGCCAGTTACGTTTTGCCGATGTACCCGGTTTGCGCCCAACCCCGGATCGGGTGCGCGAAACCTTGTTCAATTGGTTGCAACTGCAAATACCGGGGGCGCGTTGCCTCGACTTGTTTGCAGGCAGTGGTGCATTAGGTTTGGAGGCTTTGTCACGGGGGGCGAGTGAGGTGGTGATGGTGGAAAAGCATCCGGCTGCTGCCAAAGCCTTGCGTGACAATATTGCGTTGTTGGGGGCGCAACACGCGCAGTTGGTACACGATGATGCCTTGCGGTTTCTGCAACGGGAAACACAGGGTTTTGATTTGATTTTCCTTGATCCCCCCTTCCGTAAAAACTTATTGGAACCCGTGCTGGAGATCGTGCTGGCAAAATCTTTGTTGCAACCGGGGGGCATGATCTATCTGGAACACGAGTCTGATGCCAGGATTGACTTCAGCCGTTTCAACTTAAACATCCATCGCGAAACCCAAGCGGGGCAGGTAAAAAGTTTCTTGCTAATTTAA